One Campylobacter concisus genomic window carries:
- a CDS encoding ComEC/Rec2 family competence protein — MRFKALKNREIFTIFCLFCLCIFSINLAISYHKYQIFMDKGEQELTATVISSYEKLGDDGKKRQILKLKTDEFSFYTLGAKTDDFKAGDNIFLSVINLDVSFKDYLASSFYMPSFSREKLPQKATQNINQKLQSLIYAQHENSKISQLYSALFLGTSIDGKLRDDVSHLGIAHLIAISGYHLGFISAVIFFVFRPLLKFLYARFLPFRNYNFDLAIIVFIVLSFYFFIIGFIPSFLRAFLMSILGFYCTLKGVKILNFKTLFIVALVSISLFPQLLFSVGFYFSLMGVFYIFLYFKHLKDKFSPFVHLILLNLYVCFAMEICVLYFFPLISLQQLSVLAINYIFSIFYPLSAALHIASYGDIFDGLLNNVLNFRLSSTKIFVPAIIFIIYNIASLLAIKFRSIFYILPLLGLLCFFVASYKIYA, encoded by the coding sequence ATGCGTTTTAAAGCTTTAAAAAATAGAGAAATTTTTACTATATTTTGCCTGTTTTGCCTTTGTATTTTTTCTATAAATTTGGCTATTAGCTACCATAAATATCAAATTTTTATGGACAAAGGCGAACAAGAGCTAACAGCAACCGTGATTTCTAGCTACGAAAAGCTTGGAGATGACGGCAAGAAAAGGCAAATTTTAAAGCTTAAAACTGATGAGTTTTCATTTTATACGCTTGGAGCTAAAACAGATGACTTTAAAGCTGGAGATAATATATTTCTAAGCGTCATAAATTTAGACGTTAGTTTTAAAGACTATCTTGCTTCCTCCTTTTACATGCCTAGCTTTTCACGCGAAAAACTGCCACAAAAAGCCACGCAAAATATCAACCAAAAATTACAATCACTAATCTACGCCCAGCATGAAAATAGTAAAATTTCACAGCTCTACTCGGCTCTATTTTTAGGCACAAGTATTGACGGCAAGCTAAGAGATGACGTCTCGCACCTTGGTATAGCGCATCTTATAGCCATAAGTGGCTATCATTTAGGTTTTATAAGCGCAGTTATATTTTTTGTATTTAGGCCGCTTTTAAAATTTTTATATGCGAGGTTTTTACCTTTTAGAAACTACAACTTTGATCTAGCTATTATCGTTTTTATAGTCTTGTCATTTTACTTTTTTATAATAGGCTTTATACCAAGCTTTTTGCGAGCGTTCTTAATGAGCATTTTAGGATTTTATTGCACGTTAAAAGGCGTCAAAATTTTAAACTTCAAAACACTTTTTATAGTGGCACTTGTTAGCATATCGCTCTTTCCGCAGCTACTTTTTAGTGTAGGTTTTTACTTTTCACTTATGGGCGTTTTTTACATATTTTTATATTTTAAACACCTAAAAGATAAATTTTCACCTTTCGTTCATCTTATACTTTTAAATTTATATGTTTGCTTTGCAATGGAAATTTGCGTGCTTTATTTCTTTCCGCTCATTAGCTTACAGCAGCTTAGCGTCCTTGCTATCAACTACATCTTTAGCATTTTTTATCCATTAAGTGCCGCACTTCATATCGCTTCGTATGGCGACATCTTTGATGGATTGCTAAATAATGTTTTAAATTTTAGGCTAAGCTCGACTAAAATTTTTGTGCCAGCCATTATTTTTATCATTTATAATATCGCTTCACTTCTAGCTATAAAATTTAGATCCATATTCTACATTTTACCGTTGCTTGGGCTTTTATGCTTTTTCGTTGCTAGCTATAAAATTTACGCCTAA
- a CDS encoding replicative DNA helicase, with product MAKQRVNEIEFTNLYDIDMERAILSSILQNNDILGEIFDIVKAKDFYLKGHSQIYDAMVACLNSDDPITMPFLKNRLGEKYDEELILDILGTNSLIDIQKYANELREKSIKRSLVKIAHNIPSKVNEDKPSRDMVDDLSQEFYSLIEGGSTGVIKEGKEIIMKMMDHINAQALLGEKDIVGLDTGFKKLNEMIKGFKNGDLIIVAARPGMGKTTLCLNFMSQVLKNNAGVVFFSLEMPAEQIMMRMLASKTSIPLQDIMTAKMDDEALARFSDACEGFAASKLFVHDSGYVNIHQVRTQMRKLKAMHPEISLCVIDYIGLMMSTNNYADRHVQIAEISRGLKLLARELDMPIIALSQLNRSLESRANKRPMLSDLRESGAIEQDADIILFVYRDEFYLEQEEKEKEKRASAEGKEYKSNHVFNKLQEKAEIIVGKNRNGETGSVDVLFQKQHSRFEDMSAMPVSDVSFEG from the coding sequence GTGGCAAAGCAAAGAGTTAACGAGATAGAATTTACCAACCTTTACGACATTGATATGGAGCGAGCTATACTAAGCTCCATTTTGCAAAACAACGATATTTTAGGTGAAATTTTTGATATTGTTAAGGCAAAGGATTTTTATCTAAAAGGGCATTCGCAAATATATGATGCAATGGTAGCATGCCTAAATAGCGATGATCCCATAACTATGCCATTTTTAAAAAATAGACTTGGCGAAAAATACGACGAAGAGCTAATACTAGATATTTTGGGCACAAATTCCCTAATAGACATTCAAAAATACGCAAACGAACTAAGAGAAAAATCTATAAAACGAAGTCTTGTAAAGATCGCTCACAATATACCAAGCAAAGTAAATGAAGATAAGCCAAGCCGCGATATGGTCGATGATCTTAGTCAGGAATTTTACTCTTTGATAGAAGGTGGAAGCACTGGAGTTATAAAAGAAGGCAAAGAGATCATCATGAAAATGATGGATCATATTAATGCTCAGGCCTTGCTTGGCGAAAAAGATATAGTTGGACTTGATACTGGATTTAAAAAGCTAAATGAGATGATAAAGGGCTTTAAAAATGGTGACCTCATCATCGTCGCAGCTCGTCCAGGCATGGGAAAAACGACACTTTGTTTAAATTTTATGAGTCAGGTTCTAAAAAATAATGCTGGAGTTGTTTTTTTCTCGCTTGAGATGCCAGCTGAGCAGATAATGATGAGAATGCTAGCAAGCAAGACCTCTATTCCGCTTCAAGACATAATGACCGCAAAGATGGATGATGAAGCGTTGGCTAGATTTAGCGATGCTTGTGAAGGGTTTGCTGCTAGCAAGCTTTTTGTGCATGATAGTGGCTATGTAAATATCCATCAAGTAAGAACACAAATGCGAAAACTAAAGGCTATGCATCCTGAAATTTCACTTTGCGTGATCGACTACATCGGTCTTATGATGAGTACAAATAACTACGCTGATCGTCACGTCCAAATAGCTGAAATTTCTCGTGGATTAAAGCTTTTAGCACGTGAGCTAGATATGCCAATCATCGCTCTTTCTCAGCTAAACAGAAGCCTAGAATCTCGCGCAAATAAACGCCCTATGCTAAGCGATCTAAGAGAGTCAGGCGCGATCGAGCAAGATGCTGACATCATTCTTTTTGTCTATAGAGATGAGTTTTATCTAGAACAAGAAGAAAAAGAGAAAGAAAAACGCGCAAGTGCCGAGGGCAAAGAGTACAAGAGCAATCACGTCTTTAATAAGCTTCAAGAAAAGGCCGAGATCATCGTTGGCAAAAACAGAAATGGTGAAACTGGCTCAGTTGATGTACTCTTTCAAAAGCAACACTCAAGGTTTGAAGATATGTCTGCAATGCCAGTATCTGATGTTTCATTTGAAGGCTGA
- the ispG gene encoding flavodoxin-dependent (E)-4-hydroxy-3-methylbut-2-enyl-diphosphate synthase, with amino-acid sequence MQRYPTKQIKIRDVLIGGDAPISVQSMTFSKTKDVKGTLEQIQRLYFAGCDIVRCAVFDKEDASALKQIVASSPIPVVADIHFNHTYALIVSEFVDAIRINPGNIGSAKNIKAVVDACKQRNLPIRIGVNSGSLEKQFEDRYGRTVEAMVESAMYNIKLLEDFDFTDIKISLKSSDVERTMQAYRALRPKTNYPFHLGVTEAGTTFHATIKSAIALGGLLLEGIGDTMRVSITGELEEEIKVAKAILKDSDRQKEGLNIISCPTCGRLQADLMAAVKLVEEKTKGIKEPLNVSVMGCVVNAIGEAKGADVAIAFGKGNGMIMRHGEVVARLPESELVDRFLQEIDDEIKSRD; translated from the coding sequence TTGCAACGATACCCAACAAAACAGATAAAAATTCGCGATGTTTTAATAGGCGGTGACGCACCAATATCCGTGCAATCAATGACATTTTCAAAGACAAAAGACGTAAAAGGCACGCTTGAGCAGATACAAAGGCTATATTTTGCAGGCTGTGACATCGTGCGCTGCGCAGTTTTTGACAAAGAAGACGCCAGCGCGCTAAAACAGATAGTTGCAAGCTCACCTATTCCAGTCGTTGCTGACATACATTTTAACCACACTTATGCCTTAATCGTTAGCGAATTTGTCGATGCTATCCGCATAAATCCGGGCAACATCGGCTCCGCTAAAAACATAAAAGCAGTCGTTGATGCCTGCAAACAGCGAAATTTACCTATTCGCATAGGTGTAAATTCTGGCTCGCTTGAAAAGCAATTTGAGGACCGCTACGGTCGCACAGTTGAGGCGATGGTGGAGAGTGCGATGTATAACATCAAGCTTCTTGAGGATTTTGACTTTACAGATATCAAAATTTCACTTAAATCAAGCGATGTCGAGCGTACAATGCAAGCTTATAGAGCGCTTCGACCAAAGACAAACTATCCATTTCACCTTGGCGTTACTGAGGCAGGTACCACTTTTCACGCGACTATCAAGTCCGCGATCGCTCTTGGTGGGCTTTTGCTTGAAGGCATCGGCGACACGATGAGAGTTAGCATCACAGGCGAGCTAGAAGAAGAGATCAAAGTCGCAAAAGCAATCTTAAAAGATAGTGACCGCCAAAAAGAGGGTCTAAATATCATCTCATGCCCAACTTGCGGGCGTTTGCAAGCTGATCTCATGGCGGCAGTAAAGCTCGTAGAAGAAAAAACAAAAGGGATAAAAGAGCCGTTAAACGTCTCGGTCATGGGCTGCGTGGTAAATGCTATCGGCGAGGCAAAAGGTGCGGACGTCGCCATAGCATTTGGCAAAGGCAATGGCATGATAATGCGTCACGGCGAAGTGGTCGCAAGACTGCCTGAGAGCGAGCTTGTAGATAGATTTTTACAAGAGATCGACGATGAGATAAAAAGTAGAGACTAA
- a CDS encoding MBOAT family O-acyltransferase, whose protein sequence is MLFNSYEFIFLFLPFTFFIYFYLNKKRLTELAKGFLVLSSLFFYSWWNVIYLPLILGSMLFNYCFGVKLNKEDSKISKKFILILGIAANLILLGYFKYSDFFISNVNFIFNAHIPHLNLLLPLAISFFTFQQIAYLVDSATGGGTKQYDFLNYCLFVTFFPQLIAGPIVHHKEMMPQFANARNKIVNYKNIALGLFIFSIGLFKKVVIADNFAVWATNGFDNAIVLNFFEAWATSLSYTFQLYFDFSGYCDMAIGAALLFNIKLPINFNSPYKALNIQDFWRRWHITLSRFLRDYIYIPLGGNRKGRLRTYVNLMATFIIGGIWHGAGWTFVFWGFLHGVALVTHRIWSELGFKMNKILAWFITFNFINITWVFFRAKDWDNALKVLKGMFGLSGIVLPNFLLAKLGFLTKYGVGFDGFIARIGDKSTILFLLLGFILVLAFKNSIEKMIGFQPSYQKIIKLIFILLLSFYSMIAVKTEFLYFNF, encoded by the coding sequence ATGCTTTTTAACTCTTACGAATTTATATTTTTATTCTTGCCATTTACATTTTTTATATACTTTTATCTAAATAAAAAGCGCCTTACAGAATTGGCAAAAGGCTTTTTGGTTCTGTCATCTCTCTTTTTTTACAGCTGGTGGAACGTCATTTATCTACCGCTAATCTTAGGCTCCATGTTGTTTAACTACTGCTTTGGAGTGAAGCTAAACAAAGAAGATAGTAAAATTTCTAAAAAATTTATTCTTATACTAGGGATTGCGGCAAATTTAATACTCCTTGGATATTTTAAATATTCAGACTTCTTTATAAGCAATGTAAATTTTATCTTTAATGCTCATATACCTCATTTAAATTTACTTTTGCCTCTTGCGATATCATTTTTTACTTTTCAGCAAATAGCCTATTTGGTCGATAGTGCTACGGGGGGGGGTACGAAGCAGTATGACTTTTTAAACTACTGCTTATTTGTTACATTTTTTCCGCAGCTAATCGCTGGTCCGATCGTGCACCATAAAGAGATGATGCCGCAGTTTGCAAATGCTAGAAATAAAATAGTCAACTACAAAAATATAGCACTTGGTTTATTTATCTTTTCGATAGGTCTTTTTAAAAAGGTAGTTATCGCTGATAATTTTGCTGTTTGGGCAACAAACGGATTTGACAACGCTATCGTTTTAAATTTTTTTGAAGCTTGGGCGACTAGCCTAAGCTATACATTTCAGCTCTACTTTGACTTTAGTGGATATTGCGATATGGCTATAGGCGCAGCGCTTCTTTTTAATATCAAGCTTCCAATAAACTTTAACTCACCTTATAAAGCCTTAAATATTCAAGACTTTTGGCGTAGATGGCACATAACACTAAGCAGGTTTTTAAGAGACTATATCTATATCCCGCTAGGTGGTAACCGCAAAGGCAGGCTTCGAACATACGTAAATTTAATGGCGACCTTTATAATAGGTGGTATATGGCATGGGGCCGGCTGGACATTTGTCTTTTGGGGATTTTTGCATGGCGTTGCCTTGGTTACTCACAGAATTTGGAGCGAACTTGGCTTTAAGATGAATAAAATTTTGGCTTGGTTTATAACATTTAACTTCATAAATATTACTTGGGTATTTTTTAGAGCAAAAGATTGGGACAATGCTTTAAAAGTTTTAAAAGGAATGTTTGGGCTTAGTGGTATTGTTTTGCCAAATTTTTTATTAGCAAAGCTTGGGTTTTTAACTAAATATGGAGTTGGATTTGATGGTTTTATTGCAAGAATTGGAGATAAGAGTACTATTTTATTTTTATTACTTGGTTTTATTTTAGTCTTAGCTTTTAAAAACTCTATAGAAAAGATGATTGGTTTTCAGCCAAGCTATCAAAAAATAATTAAACTTATATTCATATTATTGCTATCTTTTTACTCAATGATAGCTGTAAAAACAGAATTTTTATATTTTAATTTTTAG
- a CDS encoding primosomal protein N' → MHYYILAFYGLNLAPLTYESDQKLEKFQGVKASLRGKILTAFIVKETGKPEFKTSKILEILPINLTSMQSELAIFISKYYTCELGVSLNLFEPNDTIAVDQIYENQNFNVAPKLSEKQQEALDFINKRKISLIFGDTGSGKSEIYIAKIREILNAGSQALFLMPEISLTPQMQKRLEGFFGEAVAVWHSKITSKKKEQILKDIKSGKVRLVAGARSALFLPLEKLKLIIIDEEHDDSYKNTGSKPHYNARDLALFLTGKFDLQVVLGSATPSLTSFYKQEHFRLQGTYFDSQKNYIFDESETGISEILKDEISKTLANKRQAVICLPTRANFKYLVCKNCGETLKCPFCSIGMSYYKKQNVLKCQYCEHKMAVPKTCYKCGSEMIEAKKIGTSELLERLQAEFANARIAKFDRDEITTQNKLVKALKEFNDGKIDILLGTQMLSKGHDYHNVELAVIMGFDELLNFPDYKARERTLALAMQVAGRAGRNGVGRVIIQSKQRDFFESYIGDYDAFLKDEIGYREGLYPPFTRLLRIIISHKDEKIVKNTMNEFVQRIEPLRSDELEIIGYGKCQIEYIGSKFRYEILLRSNSYIPLLKAANLCKSELSDIDIDPVNFS, encoded by the coding sequence ATGCATTATTACATACTCGCATTTTATGGGCTAAATTTAGCCCCGCTCACTTATGAAAGCGATCAAAAACTAGAAAAATTTCAAGGCGTAAAAGCTTCTTTAAGAGGCAAAATTCTTACTGCCTTTATCGTAAAAGAAACTGGCAAACCAGAGTTTAAAACAAGTAAAATTTTAGAAATTCTACCGATTAATCTAACTTCAATGCAAAGCGAATTGGCAATATTTATCTCAAAATATTACACATGCGAGCTTGGCGTCAGTCTAAATTTATTTGAACCAAATGACACTATTGCAGTAGATCAAATTTATGAAAATCAAAATTTTAATGTAGCACCCAAACTAAGCGAAAAACAGCAAGAGGCTTTGGATTTTATAAACAAACGTAAAATTTCACTCATCTTTGGCGACACTGGAAGCGGAAAAAGCGAAATTTACATAGCAAAGATCAGAGAAATTTTAAACGCAGGCAGCCAAGCGCTATTTTTAATGCCTGAAATTTCACTCACGCCACAAATGCAAAAACGCCTTGAGGGCTTCTTTGGAGAGGCAGTGGCTGTTTGGCACTCAAAGATCACATCAAAGAAAAAAGAGCAAATTTTAAAAGATATAAAAAGTGGCAAAGTTAGGCTCGTTGCAGGTGCGAGATCGGCTTTATTTTTACCACTTGAGAAGCTAAAACTTATCATCATCGATGAAGAACACGACGATAGCTATAAAAATACAGGCTCAAAGCCCCACTACAACGCAAGAGATCTTGCCCTTTTTCTAACTGGTAAATTTGACCTGCAAGTAGTACTTGGAAGCGCCACACCAAGCCTCACTAGCTTTTACAAGCAGGAGCATTTTCGCTTACAAGGGACATATTTTGATTCGCAAAAAAATTACATTTTTGACGAGAGCGAGACTGGAATTAGTGAAATTTTAAAAGATGAAATTTCAAAAACACTCGCGAATAAAAGGCAAGCTGTCATCTGTCTGCCAACAAGGGCAAATTTTAAATATCTAGTCTGCAAAAACTGCGGTGAAACGCTAAAGTGTCCATTTTGTAGCATCGGTATGAGCTACTACAAAAAACAAAATGTGCTAAAGTGTCAATACTGCGAGCATAAAATGGCTGTGCCAAAGACCTGCTATAAGTGCGGTAGCGAAATGATAGAGGCCAAAAAGATCGGTACTAGCGAGCTACTTGAAAGGCTGCAAGCTGAGTTTGCAAACGCCAGAATCGCTAAATTTGACAGGGATGAAATAACGACTCAAAACAAGCTCGTAAAGGCTTTGAAGGAATTTAACGACGGCAAGATAGACATCCTGCTAGGCACGCAGATGCTAAGCAAAGGGCATGATTATCACAACGTAGAGCTTGCTGTCATCATGGGATTTGACGAGCTTTTAAATTTTCCTGATTATAAAGCCAGAGAGCGAACGCTCGCTCTTGCCATGCAAGTAGCCGGAAGAGCTGGTAGAAACGGGGTTGGCAGAGTTATCATTCAAAGCAAACAAAGAGATTTTTTTGAGAGCTACATCGGTGACTACGACGCATTTTTAAAAGATGAGATTGGCTACCGCGAGGGGCTATATCCGCCTTTTACTAGGCTCCTTCGCATTATCATCTCACATAAAGATGAAAAAATAGTAAAAAATACAATGAATGAATTTGTACAAAGAATAGAACCTTTAAGAAGCGATGAACTTGAGATCATAGGATACGGAAAGTGCCAAATAGAGTATATTGGAAGCAAATTTAGATATGAAATTTTACTTCGCTCAAACTCTTATATACCTCTTTTAAAAGCTGCAAACCTCTGCAAAAGCGAGCTTAGCGATATTGATATAGACCCGGTAAATTTTAGCTAA
- a CDS encoding type II secretion system protein, with protein sequence MKRRAYTLLELIFIVVILGILSTVAIPRLFFSRSDATISNAKTQLAAIRSGISLKYNDNILQAKPEFPQKLDDGDPSKLFKNVINIPIKDSGSKNGWHRISDDKYTFRLDGKVANFKYDKNTGDFGCSDENEICKSLQ encoded by the coding sequence ATGAAAAGACGAGCTTACACCTTGCTTGAGCTAATATTTATAGTAGTTATACTAGGTATTTTAAGCACAGTCGCTATACCTAGGCTATTTTTTTCTAGAAGCGATGCTACTATCTCAAATGCCAAAACTCAACTTGCCGCTATAAGAAGCGGAATTTCACTAAAATACAATGACAATATCTTGCAAGCAAAGCCAGAATTTCCACAAAAGCTAGACGATGGCGATCCAAGCAAACTCTTTAAAAATGTTATAAATATACCGATAAAAGATAGCGGTAGCAAAAATGGCTGGCACAGAATAAGCGATGACAAATACACATTTAGGCTAGATGGCAAAGTAGCAAATTTCAAATACGACAAAAATACTGGCGATTTTGGTTGCAGTGATGAAAATGAAATTTGCAAATCACTTCAGTAA
- a CDS encoding cell division protein ZapB, which produces MFEDNAILTTLSDKVNDLITKYDELCKTNEELRNEIVTLKAQNEAKSNQIMRLEEDLDKKNTEADDVMRKIEAVLGR; this is translated from the coding sequence ATGTTTGAAGATAATGCGATCTTAACCACACTAAGCGATAAAGTAAATGACCTGATCACAAAATATGACGAACTTTGCAAAACGAACGAAGAGTTGCGTAATGAGATCGTAACTTTAAAAGCACAAAATGAGGCAAAAAGCAATCAAATCATGCGTTTAGAAGAGGATCTTGACAAGAAAAATACCGAAGCTGACGATGTAATGAGAAAAATCGAAGCTGTCCTTGGCAGATAA
- the uvrB gene encoding excinuclease ABC subunit UvrB, giving the protein MSKFEISSKFSPSSDQARAIKEIVKSVKSGNKYQTLLGVTGSGKTFTMANVIRELNMPTLIMTHNKSLAAQLYSEFKGFFPKNHVEYFISYYDYYQPEAYIPRSDLYIEKDSSVNEELERLRLSATASLLSFDDVICVASVSANYGLGNPSEYKGMVAYLSVGEKISQRKLLEQLVDMGYKRNDNYFDRGDFRVNGDVVDIYPAYYNDEALRIEFFGDEIDAMYHFDVLDNKRLKDISKFTLYATSQFIVGADRLKIAMKEIEEELDARLKEFNEQGKLVEAQRLKQRVEFDLEMMASTGMCKGIENYARHLTGQKPGETPYSMFDYFEISGKDYLVIVDESHVSLPQFRGMYAGDRSRKEVLVEYGFRLPSALDNRPLKFDEFISKKAKFLFVSATPNEYELGISQGHVYEQILRPTGLLDPIIEIKDSDNQVEVLFDEAKAVIARGERVLVTVLTKKMAEELSRYYIELGVKVKYMHSDIDAIERNEIIRGLRSGEFDMLIGINLLREGLDLPEVSLIAIMDADKEGFLRSTTSLIQTMGRAARNVNGKVLMFAKKITHSMKEAIDTTTARRKFQDEYNKAHGITPHSASRNIEESLHVEDDGEIYKRGKNLEKMPASERAAIVKELRKQMLEAAEQLEFEKAAALRDEIAKMRKI; this is encoded by the coding sequence ATGAGTAAATTTGAAATTTCATCTAAATTTAGCCCAAGCAGTGACCAAGCAAGAGCGATAAAAGAGATAGTAAAAAGTGTAAAATCAGGTAACAAATATCAAACACTTTTAGGTGTCACAGGATCTGGCAAGACCTTTACCATGGCAAACGTCATACGTGAGCTAAATATGCCAACTCTGATAATGACGCATAATAAATCCTTAGCTGCGCAGCTTTATAGCGAATTTAAGGGCTTTTTCCCAAAAAATCATGTCGAGTACTTCATAAGCTACTACGACTACTACCAGCCAGAGGCCTACATCCCAAGAAGCGACCTATATATAGAAAAGGATAGCTCGGTAAATGAGGAGCTTGAGCGCTTGCGTCTCTCTGCAACGGCTAGCTTGCTAAGCTTTGATGATGTGATCTGCGTGGCATCAGTCTCTGCAAACTACGGACTTGGTAATCCAAGCGAGTATAAGGGAATGGTGGCATATCTTAGCGTGGGCGAGAAAATAAGCCAAAGAAAGCTTTTAGAGCAGCTTGTAGATATGGGCTACAAGCGCAATGACAACTACTTTGACAGAGGCGACTTTCGCGTAAATGGCGATGTGGTGGATATTTACCCAGCTTACTACAACGACGAAGCCCTAAGAATCGAGTTTTTTGGCGATGAGATCGATGCGATGTATCATTTTGACGTGCTTGATAACAAGAGGCTAAAGGACATCTCTAAATTTACGCTTTATGCGACCAGTCAGTTCATCGTGGGCGCTGATAGGCTAAAGATCGCGATGAAAGAGATCGAAGAAGAGCTTGATGCGCGTTTAAAAGAGTTTAATGAGCAGGGCAAGCTAGTCGAGGCGCAGAGGCTAAAGCAAAGGGTGGAGTTTGACCTTGAGATGATGGCAAGTACGGGCATGTGTAAAGGTATCGAAAACTACGCACGCCACCTAACCGGACAAAAGCCCGGAGAGACACCGTACTCGATGTTTGACTACTTTGAGATAAGTGGCAAAGACTATCTGGTTATCGTCGATGAGAGTCATGTGAGTTTGCCACAGTTTAGGGGCATGTATGCGGGCGATAGGAGCCGCAAAGAGGTGCTTGTGGAGTATGGATTTCGTTTGCCATCAGCGCTTGATAACAGGCCACTTAAATTTGATGAATTTATAAGTAAAAAGGCGAAATTTCTTTTTGTCTCAGCTACGCCAAACGAGTACGAGCTTGGTATCAGCCAGGGGCACGTCTATGAGCAAATTTTGCGTCCTACCGGGCTGCTTGACCCGATCATCGAGATAAAAGATAGTGACAACCAAGTTGAGGTGCTATTTGACGAGGCAAAGGCGGTCATCGCTAGAGGTGAGCGCGTGCTAGTTACGGTGCTAACTAAAAAGATGGCCGAGGAGCTAAGTCGCTACTACATCGAGCTTGGTGTAAAAGTTAAGTATATGCACTCAGACATCGATGCGATCGAGCGAAATGAGATCATTAGAGGGCTTAGAAGCGGCGAATTTGACATGCTAATAGGCATAAATTTACTCCGTGAGGGGCTTGACCTACCTGAAGTGAGCTTGATAGCGATAATGGACGCCGATAAAGAGGGCTTTTTGCGCTCGACAACGAGCCTTATACAGACGATGGGGCGTGCGGCTAGAAATGTAAATGGCAAGGTGCTAATGTTTGCCAAAAAGATCACGCACTCGATGAAAGAGGCGATCGATACGACGACAGCTAGGCGTAAATTTCAAGATGAGTACAACAAAGCTCACGGCATAACGCCGCACTCTGCAAGTAGAAATATCGAAGAGAGCTTGCACGTCGAAGACGATGGTGAAATTTACAAGCGTGGTAAAAATTTAGAGAAGATGCCAGCAAGTGAGCGAGCTGCGATAGTTAAAGAGCTAAGAAAGCAGATGCTTGAAGCGGCTGAGCAGCTGGAGTTTGAGAAGGCGGCGGCGCTACGTGATGAGATAGCAAAGATGAGAAAAATATAA